Proteins found in one Mustela lutreola isolate mMusLut2 chromosome 12, mMusLut2.pri, whole genome shotgun sequence genomic segment:
- the BBLN gene encoding bublin coiled-coil protein produces MSGPNGDLGMSVEAGAEGEDDGFGEAEYAAINSMLDQINSCLDHLEEKNDHLHARLQELLESNRQTRLEFQQQLGEAPSDASS; encoded by the exons ATGTCGGGCCCCAACGGGGACCTGGGCATGTCGGTGGAGGCGGGCGCGGAAGGCGAGGACGACGGCTTCGGGGAAGCAG aaTATGCTGCCATCAACTCGATGTTGGACCAGATCAACTCCTGTCTAGACCACCTAGAGGAGAAGAACGACCACCTCCACGCCCGCCTCCAGGAGCTGCTTGAGTCCAACCGGCAGACACGCCTTGAGTTCCAGCAGCAGCTCGGGGAGGCCCCTAGTGATGCCAGTTCCTAG
- the LCN2 gene encoding neutrophil gelatinase-associated lipocalin has protein sequence MARGILCLGLVLLGALQAPAQDSLISPIPAPHLISIPLQRDFQEDQFQGKWYVVGIAGNSINATRRARFKMYTTTYELNDDHSYNVTSTMIRNDTCDHWIRTFVPNDQPGQFTLGDIESHVGVQNYTVRVMMTNYNQFAMMFFKKVHDNYEFFKISLYGRTKELSADMKDYFARFAKSLGLTDDHIIFPVPIDECIDDK, from the exons ATGGCCCGAGGTATCCTGTGTCTGGGCCTCGTCCTGCTGGGggccctacaggctccggcccagGACTCCCTCATAAGTCCGATCCCAGCCCCACATCTGATCTCGATCCCCCTGCAACGCGACTTCCAGGAGGACCAG TTCCAGGGAAAATGGTACGTCGTGGGCATAGCAGGGAACTCGATTAATGCAACAAGAAGAGCCCGGTTCAAGATGTACACCACCACGTACGAGCTGAACGACGACCACAGCTACAATGTCACCTCCACCATGATCCG GAACGATACCTGTGACCACTGGATCAGAACTTTCGTCCCAAATGACCAGCCCGGCCAGTTCACTTTGGGCGACATCGAGA GTCATGTCGGGGTGCAGAACTACACCGTGCGCGTCATGATGACCAACTACAACCAGTTCGCCATGATGTTCTTCAAGAAAGTTCACGACAACTACGAGTTCTTCAAGATCAGCCTCTACG GGAGGACCAAGGAGCTGAGCGCCGATATGAAGGATTATTTCGCCCGCTTTGCCAAATCCCTGGGCCTCACCGATGACCACATCATCTTCCCTGTCCCCATTG ACGAGTGCATTGATGATAAATGA
- the PTGES2 gene encoding prostaglandin E synthase 2: MAQAARALWPVGHALAWRLGSRLPSGLPAQSRAGFAGAAGGPGPAATARKGSPRLLGAAALALGGVLGLYHTARWHLRAQDLRAQRSAAQLSLSSRLQLTLYQYKTCPFCSKVRAFLDFHALPYQVVEVNPVRRAEIKFSSYRKVPILLAQEGESLQQLNDSSVIISALKTYLVSGQPLEDIITYYPPMKAVNDQGKEVTEFCNKYWLMLDEKEAQRMYGGKEARTEEMKWRQWADDWLVHLISPNVYRTPAEALASFDYIVREGKFGAVEGAVAKYMGAAAMYLISKRLKSRHHLQDDVREDLYEAANKWVAAVGKDRPFMGGQKPNLADLAVYGVLRVMEGLEAFDDLMCHTRIKPWYLRMEKAIAEAPQ; the protein is encoded by the exons ATGGCCCAGGCTGCACGGGCGCTGTGGCCGGTCGGGCACGCTTTGGCCTGGAGGCTGGGTAGTCGCCTTCCGTCGGGACTCCCCGCGCAGAGTCGGGCTGGCTTCGCGGGAGCGGCGGGAGGCCCGGGCCCCGCGGCCACAGCCCGCAAGGGCAGCCCGCGGCTGCTGGGGGCGGCGGCGCTGGCCCTGGGGGGCGTCCTGGGGCTGTACCACACGGCGCGGTGGCACCTGCGCGCCCAGGACCTCCGAGCCCAGCGCTCTGCGGCGCAG cTCTCCTTGTCCAGCCGCCTGCAGCTGACCCTCTACCAGTACAAAACGTGTCCCTTCTGCAGCAAGGTCCGCGCCTTCCTCGACTTCCACGCCCTGCCCTACCAGGTGGTAGAAGTGAACCCCGTGCGCAGGGCCGAGATCAAGTTCTCTTCCTACAGGAAGGTGCCCATCCTGCTGGCCCAGGAAGGAGAGAGTTTG CAACAACTGAATGATTCCTCTGTCATCATCAGCGCTCTCAAGACCTACCTGGTGTCGGG GCAGCCCCTGGAAGACATCATCACCTACTATCCACCCATGAAGGCTGTGAACGACCAGGGGAAGGAGGTGACAGAATTCTGTAACAAGTATTGGCTCATGCTGGATGAGAAGGAGGCCCAGCGCATGTACGGTGGGAAGGAGGCCAGGAC GGAGGAGATGAAGTGGCGGCAGTGGGCGGATGACTGGCTGGTGCACCTGATCTCCCCCAACGTGTACCGCACTCCTGCCGAGGCCCTGGCCTCTTTCGACTACATCGTCAGGGAGGGCAAGTTCGGGGCAGTGGAGGGTGCTGTGGCCAAGTACATGGGTGCGGCGGCCATGTACCTCATCAGCAAGCGGCTCAAGAGCAG GCACCACCTTCAAGATGATGTTCGTGAGGACCTCTATGAGGCTGCCAACAAGTGGGTGGCAGCCGTGGGCAAAGACCGGCCCTTCATGGGGGGCCAGAAGCCAAACCTGGCTGATctg GCAGTGTATGGTGTGCTGCGCGTGATGGAGGGCCTGGAGGCTTTCGATGACCTGATGTGTCACACCCGCATCAAGCCCTGGTACCTGCGGATGGAGAAAGCCATTGCTGAGGCCCCCCAGTGA